ttgataaccagcgcactccgtatgttgtaaaagcgtcacatggtcgctgcccatatcattgcataatgcagaaaatacacgagagttcaggggccttgctttaacaaagttaaccattttcactgtagtgtccagaaacggaccgttagtggaattcccacgagagagtaacggttaatgtgattggatgttcattattgaCGAGGcttcctgtatttgacattgtgttgttattttcgctgaacactagatggtttagtTTTATTTTTGGCGGTGAAACGAGGCGACTCAGgcgggggggggaaaaaactctaccaaatgtatagccccattggaaaataaaaatggactgtttgaaaatgtgaatcacatatTTTGATTTGGCGTACCTccgtttgggaatacctggcctAGTGTATGTTCTGGTCTTTGTCTCATGTGCTTTCTTCCTTTCAGACACCCAGCAGCTCCCAGCCTGTGAAGAACAGGTTCCCTCTGAGCAGCAGGAGTGGATCCGCAGTCTGGGCCAGGAGGATCCACAGTCTGGGCCAGGAGGATCCACAGTCTGGGCCAGGAGGAACCACAGTCTGGGCCAGGAGGATCCACAACCCGTCCACATTAAAGAGGAACAGCAGGAACTTTGGACCAGTCTGGGGGAAGGTCGGGAGTCTGACACCACAGAGTTCATATTCACTTCTGCTTGTCTGCAGAGTGACTGTAATCAGGACCCACCTCAGCMCTCACATCTCTACCAGACCCAGAGTACCAGCACCTCGTATGAACCGTTGAAAAGAGAAACTAGAGAAGAGCATCAACTATTAGAGACACCCAGGGCTTCTCAGCCCGTCTCTGCAGTGAAGTCGATCCGTCCTAGTTCTCCCTCTAAGAGTCGCTGTAAGGTGTGCGGGAAGACGTTTCTCATGAAAAGCTATTTCTTTAAACATGTGACAATGCACACCAAGATGAGAGAACGTGTCTGTGGGGTGTGTGGAAAACAGGTTGAGTTAGAGGCTGTAAAAGATCACGTCCAAGCTCACATTGATGCTCAGTTCACTTGTCAGTTCTGCAGTAAATGTTTCACTAAGAGTAATGCTCTGAGGTTACACATGAGGagccacacaggggagaagccttaccagtgttctgtctgctgcagagggttcGCAGGAGCAACCAATCTAACCAATCACATGAGGATCCACACGGGGTATAAACCCCACCGCTGTACTGAGTGCGGACGGTGTTTCTCTGTCCTGGGTCATCTCCAGACACACATGAGGAGCCACACGGGGGAGAAGCCCTACCACTGTACTGTCTGCGGTAAAGGGTTTAGTGTGAGCTGCAACCTGACACAGCACATGATGatccacacaggggagagaccTTACCACTGTCCTGACTGTCAGAAAGGATTCATCACCATGGTCAGGCTGAGGAGACATCAGATCGCTGTTCACATGCAGGGAGAAATGTTCTTCTGTAATGAGCAACAGCTATAAACATGCAGAGAGACAGtagagcacacagagagacagagatggcatGACGAGCCCTGACgtaagacacacacagagagagacactagcTTCCACCTGTAAGAGGAGACTTCTTGGTGAATAAGACTTGACTGAACTGCTGGACTTCAGATTTAACAGAGAAGGTAGTAGAGCGTAWCTTCTGAGCAACAGAAGTCCCTGATCATTAGGTAGAACAGGGGTTCTCAGACTGTTTGGGGCCTGGGAccctttttatgtgagtaaattCATCAGGGACATCCTCATCAGAACACAACTAGAGGGAGATCAGAAATAGCATACAAGGAGTTTTACTGGTGCTTTGCTGCATTGCTGGACAAACCAAGTCCCTaggaaggaacattttaaaggcatCACAGATAGAAATGACCAGTTTTcaagctaatatcctgcaattctatagATTTTGTTCATGTACTGTCATCTGTTATTGACAATAAAATATCTTGTTCCATACTTGTCATCTGTTATTGAGAGTTAAACATCTTGTTCATATACTGTCATCTGTTATTGAGAGTTAAACATCTTGTTCCAATACTGTCATCTGTTATTGAGAGTTAAACATCTGTTCCAATACTTCATCTGTTATTGAGATTAAACTCTTGTTACAATACTGTCATCTGTTATTGAGAGTTAAACATCTTGTTACTATACTGTCATCTGTATTGAGATTAAACTTTTTTCAATCTTATTGTTATTGAGGTTAACATCTTGTTCAATACTGTCATCTGTTATTGAGAGTTAAACATCTTGTTCAATACTGTATCTGTTATTGAGAGTTAAACATCTTGTTCATATACTGTCATCTGTATTGTCACATCTCTTAATTTGCTAACCTAATCTACAATGATGGGGATCTAACTATTCTGCCTATTTTACTTAACTTGAGAATAAAATATGTTGTTTAAAACTGTAATCTGCTTAAGTTGGCTTTGGGATGTTTTCTGTTCTATGTTGTGGACATTGGGGAAGTTGGGAGTAACAACATCCACTTTGGACCGACCTCTTAACAATGACAAAGATGTGAGGAATCCAAACAAAGGTCAAAACCCACAAACCCACCCCAAACCCCACACTGGCCCACCCAACCCCCTCACTAGGCCACCCCAACCCCCACACAAGCCACCCCAAACCCC
This region of Salvelinus sp. IW2-2015 unplaced genomic scaffold, ASM291031v2 Un_scaffold5753, whole genome shotgun sequence genomic DNA includes:
- the LOC112078499 gene encoding zinc finger protein 189-like, encoding MSRIQLLRSFFNQRLAAAAEEIFGVVEKTIAEYQDEMSRSEEKNSRLQKLLDITIKPEIKLFRADTQQLPACEEQVPSEQQEWIRSLGQEDPQSGPGGSTVWARRNHSLGQEDPQPVHIKEEQQELWTSLGEGRESDTTEFIFTSACLQSDCNQDPPQXSHLYQTQSTSTSYEPLKRETREEHQLLETPRASQPVSAVKSIRPSSPSKSRCKVCGKTFLMKSYFFKHVTMHTKMRERVCGVCGKQVELEAVKDHVQAHIDAQFTCQFCSKCFTKSNALRLHMRSHTGEKPYQCSVCCRGFAGATNLTNHMRIHTGYKPHRCTECGRCFSVLGHLQTHMRSHTGEKPYHCTVCGKGFSVSCNLTQHMMIHTGERPYHCPDCQKGFITMVRLRRHQIAVHMQGEMFFCNEQQL